One Cotesia glomerata isolate CgM1 linkage group LG8, MPM_Cglom_v2.3, whole genome shotgun sequence genomic window carries:
- the LOC123270977 gene encoding ADP-ribosylation factor-like protein 13B isoform X3, with the protein MAGLDDSGKTSVLNFISNDLDDNVMTTMGFRVVALKHKFYSIKVYDVGGAPQIRSIWKKYYGDIHGIIYVVDASNLSRLNENKLVFAELISHEHIAGKPILLLANKQDISSAIDELDLVENLDIEHAANSMRCPTRVETCSCIITQEYYKQNTMGIVNGFKWLLDTISKNYVEFNNRIKASQSIIVPISNHVQKRPSISSITPSHASIRSNPFKPIGELVNSSSEKNLLNKNGRVNSRNGFKAKKFLVKNKTAPTLEDDTNNTVNDIEYFHNEIEDRVAFLPLDPINLKSQNFNKTFIPQMRPFTAPATSQRPDVFVMPNLPGQVFQ; encoded by the exons ATGGCTGGATTAGATGATTCTGGAAAAACTtcagttcttaattttatatctaaTG ATCTTGATGATAATGTTATGACAACTATGGGATTTAGAGTTGTCGcattaaaacataaattttattccatAAAAGTTTATGATGTTGGAGGCGCACCTCAAATAAGATCAATATGGAAGAAATATTACGGCGAT ATACATGGTATAATATATGTGGTGGATGCTTCTAATCTATCACGTttaaatgaaaacaaattaGTATTTGCCGAATTAATATCACATGAACATATTGCCGGAAAACCAATTTTATT attagctAATAAACAAGATATAAGTAGTGCGATTGATGAATTAGATCTTGTTGAAAATTTGGACATTGAACATGCTGCGAATTCGATGCGATGCCCAACGAGAGTTGAAACTTGTTCATGTATTATTACACAAgaatattataaacaaaatactATGGGGATAGTTAATGGTTTTAA ATGGTTATTAGATACAATATCTAAGAATTACGTGGAATTTAATAATCGAATAAAAGCTTCTCAATCAATTATCGTACCCATAAGTAATCATGTACAAAAGAGACCATCGATATCGTCAATTACTCCGTCACATGCATCAATTCGATCTAATCCTTTTAAACCAATAGGTGAATTAGTCAATTCAAGTTCggagaaaaatttgttaaataaaaatggtc GTGTAAATAGCAGAAATGGATTTaaggcaaaaaaatttctagtgaaaaataaaaccgCCCCTACGCTTGAAGATGATACCAATAACACAGTCAACGATATAGAATATTTTCATAATGAAATTGAAGACAGGGTTGCTTTTTTGCCATTAGATCCAATTAActtaaaatctcaaaatttcaataaaacctTTATACCACAAATGCGACCATTCACAGCTCCTGCTACATCCCAAAGGCCAGATGTATTCGTGATGCCTAATTTACCGGGACAAGTGTttcagtaa
- the LOC123270977 gene encoding ADP-ribosylation factor-like protein 13B isoform X2 has product MVTYLTYLFYRNIVLLMAGLDDSGKTSVLNFISNDLDDNVMTTMGFRVVALKHKFYSIKVYDVGGAPQIRSIWKKYYGDIHGIIYVVDASNLSRLNENKLVFAELISHEHIAGKPILLLANKQDISSAIDELDLVENLDIEHAANSMRCPTRVETCSCIITQEYYKQNTMGIVNGFKWLLDTISKNYVEFNNRIKASQSIIVPISNHVQKRPSISSITPSHASIRSNPFKPIGELVNSSSEKNLLNKNGRVNSRNGFKAKKFLVKNKTAPTLEDDTNNTVNDIEYFHNEIEDRVAFLPLDPINLKSQNFNKTFIPQMRPFTAPATSQRPDVFVMPNLPGQVFQ; this is encoded by the exons ATGGTGACTtatttaacttatttattttatag GAATATCGTATTATTGATGGCTGGATTAGATGATTCTGGAAAAACTtcagttcttaattttatatctaaTG ATCTTGATGATAATGTTATGACAACTATGGGATTTAGAGTTGTCGcattaaaacataaattttattccatAAAAGTTTATGATGTTGGAGGCGCACCTCAAATAAGATCAATATGGAAGAAATATTACGGCGAT ATACATGGTATAATATATGTGGTGGATGCTTCTAATCTATCACGTttaaatgaaaacaaattaGTATTTGCCGAATTAATATCACATGAACATATTGCCGGAAAACCAATTTTATT attagctAATAAACAAGATATAAGTAGTGCGATTGATGAATTAGATCTTGTTGAAAATTTGGACATTGAACATGCTGCGAATTCGATGCGATGCCCAACGAGAGTTGAAACTTGTTCATGTATTATTACACAAgaatattataaacaaaatactATGGGGATAGTTAATGGTTTTAA ATGGTTATTAGATACAATATCTAAGAATTACGTGGAATTTAATAATCGAATAAAAGCTTCTCAATCAATTATCGTACCCATAAGTAATCATGTACAAAAGAGACCATCGATATCGTCAATTACTCCGTCACATGCATCAATTCGATCTAATCCTTTTAAACCAATAGGTGAATTAGTCAATTCAAGTTCggagaaaaatttgttaaataaaaatggtc GTGTAAATAGCAGAAATGGATTTaaggcaaaaaaatttctagtgaaaaataaaaccgCCCCTACGCTTGAAGATGATACCAATAACACAGTCAACGATATAGAATATTTTCATAATGAAATTGAAGACAGGGTTGCTTTTTTGCCATTAGATCCAATTAActtaaaatctcaaaatttcaataaaacctTTATACCACAAATGCGACCATTCACAGCTCCTGCTACATCCCAAAGGCCAGATGTATTCGTGATGCCTAATTTACCGGGACAAGTGTttcagtaa
- the LOC123270965 gene encoding pre-rRNA 2'-O-ribose RNA methyltransferase FTSJ3 → MGKKTKIGKNRKDKYYHLAKETGFRSRAAFKLLQLNRKFEFLQKSRVCIDLCAAPGGWMQVARQNMPVSSIVIGVDLFPIKPIPGCISLVEDITTDKCRVAISKEIKTWKADIVLNDGAPNVGKNWLHDAYQQVTLTLSALKLASHFLKPGGWFITKIFRSKDYNALFWILSQLFKKVHATKPQASRLESAEIFVVCQHYIAPDKLDPKFFDPAYVFSDLDITNNKLFILHPEKRKKAKALGYPEDDHTLHRQLPASEYIAHETGIEILENIAEIVIDDPRIAEHPKTTEEILECCKDIKVLNRKDIKLLLSWWKELRKQFHDTSEKADENNEDNEKEDKDKKDGEKDGNESDEDKEQMKIDAEIAELKAEEMRNLKKKKKKTQKERQKLNEKLNLKMIHKGDQGPILECEDMFTLKNITTHQLLNQITDQTPDITATSDIDSEEETFLPKKTKYDKDTNQLDSKSLSYVSEISMSESENSDDDNYNENESGLNLSDSEDDISMIEDENDINEDSELNNPLITDLEDNKDKSSKKINKAKIWFEKEAFKNLENDSDEEFELDNMMEVYSKEENSKVNKKKTKNQSKNVQKSIDSDSDYYVEEDFIPKSKKMTQNNESKIIEKNSKVSKKRKLNEKELALATLFINSKKSRKDLTDAGWNRYAFGNEKHLPDWFVKDEEKNMKKEEPVPKELVDEYKKQLVDINARPIKKVMQAKARKKKRALRKLEKAKKKTEALIDNEDITDREKSHQIKALYKKALKQPKKEVTYVVSKKHTAQKRAPRPSGVKGHYKLVDSRMKKDLRAQKAKEKTKGRGKKTRKGTSRGKPKAKFSKKEKSK, encoded by the exons atgggtaaaaaaacaaaaatcggAAAGAATCGGAAGGATAAATATTATCACTTAGCTAAAGAAacag gtTTTAGATCTCGTGCAGCTTTCAAATTACTccaattaaatagaaaatttgaattcttaCAAAAGTCTCGAGTATGTATCGATCTTTGCGCTGCTCCGGGAGGATGGATGCAAGTTGCCAGACAAAATATGCCAGTCTCATCAATTGTTATTGGTGTCGATTTATTTCCAATAAAGCCAATTCCTGGATGCATCAGCTTGGTTGAAGATATTACTACAGATAAATGTAGAGTGGCTAtttcaaaagaaataaaaacatgGAAAGCTGATATTGTATTGAATGATGGAGCCCCGAATGTTGGAAAAAATTGGCTTCATGACGCTTATCAACAAGTTACTTTAACTTTGTCTGCTTTAAAACTAGCTTCTCACTTTCTAAAACCTGGAGGATGGtttatcacaaaaatatttagatcaaAAGATTATAATGCccttttttggattttatcaCAGCTGTTCAAAaag GTCCATGCGACAAAACCTCAAGCCTCTAGATTGGAATCAGCCGAAATATTTGTTGTTTGTCAACATTATATAGCACCCGATAAATTAGACCCTAAATTTTTCGATCCGGCCTATGTTTTTTCGGACTTGGATAtcactaataataaattgtttatccTGCATCCAGAAAAACGTAAAAAAGCCAAAGCTCTAGGATATCCAGAAGATGACCATACTTTACATCGTCAATTACCAGCGTCCGAGTACATTGCTCACGAAACGGgtattgaaattttagaaaatatcgCCGAAATTGTGATAGATGATCCTCGAATAGCTGAACATCCTAAAACAACTGAGGAAATACTAGAGTGCTGTAAGgatattaaagttttaaatcgtaaagatataaaattattactatcatGGTGGAAAGAATTACGCAAACAATTTCACGATACAAGTGAAAAGGCTGATGAGAATAATGAAGACAATGAAAAAGAAGATAAAGATAAGAAAGATGGTGAAAAAGATGGTAATGAAAGTGATGAAGATAAAGAGCAAATGAAAATTGATGCCGAAATAGCAGAATTAAAAGCTGAAGAAATGcgtaacttaaaaaaaaagaagaaaaagaccCAAAAAGAAcgacaaaaattaaatgaaaaattaaatttaaaaatgattcacAAAGGTGATCAAGGACCGATATTGGAATGTGAAGATATGTTTAcccttaaaaatataacaacaCATCAGTTATTAAATCAAATCACTGATCAAACACCAGATATAACTGCCACGAGTGATATTGATTCAGAAGAAGAAACTTTTTTGCCTAAAAAAACTAAGTATGATAAAGATACGAATCAGTTAGACAGCAAAAGTTTGAGTTATGTAAGTGAGATAAGTATGTCAGAATCAGAAAATTCAgatgatgataattataatgaaaatgaaagtGGTTTAAATTTGAGTGATAGTGAAGATGACATATCAATGATCGAAGATGAGAATGATATTAATGAAGATAGTGAGCTGAATAATCCATTGATTACGGATTTAGAAGACAATAAGGAcaaaagctcaaaaaaaattaacaaagcaaaaatttggtttgaaaaagaagcttttaaaaatttagaaaatgatAGTGACGAGGAATTTGAATTAGACAATATGATGGAAGTTTATTCGAAGGAAGAAAACTccaaagttaataaaaaaaaaacaaaaaaccaATCTAAAAACGTACAAAAATCAATTGATTCCGATTCTGATTACTATGTTGAAGAAGATTTTATTCCTAAGTCGAAAAAAATGACTCAAAATAATGagtcaaaaataattgaaaaaaattctaaagtaagcaagaaaagaaaattgaatgaaaaagaATTAGCCCTTGCTACATTGTTTATTAACAGTAAAAAATCTCGTAAAGATTTAACTGATGCAGGTTGGAATAGATATGCGTTTGGTAATGAGAAACATTTGCCCGATTGGTTTGTAAaagatgaagaaaaaaatatgaaaaaagaAGAACCTGTTCCTAAGGAACTTGTAGACGAATACAAGAAACAATTAGTTGATATTAACGCACGGCCAATAAAGAAAGTTATGCAGGCCAAAGCAAGAAAGAAGAAACGAGCTTTACGAAAACTGGAAAAAGCAAAGAAAAAGACTGAGGCGTTAATAGACAACGAAGATATTACTGATCGCGAGAAATCTCATCAAATCAAAGC ATTATATAAAAAAGCGTTGAAACAACCAAAGAAGGAAGTAACATATGTGGTATCGAAAAAGCATACAGCTCAAAAAAGAGCTCCTCGACCATCAGGTGTCAAAGGACACTACAAACTTGTTGATTCGCGAATGAAGAAAGATTTGCGAGCTCAAAAAGCTAAAGAAAAGACTAAAGGTCGTGGGAAAAAAACTCGTAAAGGTACGTCCCGTGGTAAACCTAAAgcgaaattttcaaaaaaagaaaaatctaaataa
- the LOC123270968 gene encoding Bardet-Biedl syndrome 7 protein homolog, which produces MSLVLSRVDYVTVGVTSRGSTKILPATDSKSTQKFVVGDHDGILYIYGIKKGELQLIFKSLPGPKIEKTVLGGTIDTPKDKIFVAYGNSVKGFTKKGKMFLEFDTSLVDSITTMYVLGADLAACSRDLYHRYQNCKDADSYLVGEIIIDVILVTIDNSSVLAILACSDRAIRVLSGTRKPTVLRLPSVPTVLALCREGERESHDRILVGTQDGKIGLLKILSDTTCRVTWLINSYGSEITSLHTYELDDNVDILVGRQDGTIEVFNFPHDDEINPSLRYQYMAGESITSIEGGIIGTVGHTEILVTTYSGRIFGLTTRSPGSLAADSKEETINRLKSEIQELEAKLIEDKELENYALDNLTPLILSVNYRMIQDRETASYLLSIELDTPIDNILIQSDTPVELLNESNNAVLSFSTCNPYEGNFALATYRCQVNTSQLETRIRSIEGQPGTLQVYVTTQIQPKCCRKIKIPIHALSLHARLHEEEQSGFSGDLCNELRLVGNFTVSEIQAWLSFALPDLPERPVLQDHEVVLKYVSSLTGSILICKYKKGVATFLAENISTILILRDLLTKEATKRKIKLDVFFNIEDGTIVRMLDLIVPKFNSTYQLIEKLKIIDALQEWDLKIDTRENLSTYYQELLKEEDSMRAKLSKTPTILQIIQAVITDIYVDWNRAKGFQRITSKAASEKLKNALESRDLQIILQMFIEKNN; this is translated from the exons ATGTCACTTGTTTTATCACGCGTAGATTATGTAACTGTTGGTGTAACTTCTCGTGgatcaacaaaaatattaccTGCTACAGATTCAAAGTCCACTCAAAAATTCGTTGTCGGTGATCATGATGggatattatatatttatg gAATAAAGAAAGGAGAATTGCAATTGATCTTCAAGTCGTTGCCGGGaccaaaaatagaaaaaactgTCTTAGGCGGTACAATAGATACAccaaaagataaaatatttgttgctTATGGGAATTCTGTAAAAGGATTTACGAAGAAaggaaaaatgtttttagaaTTCGATACAAGTCTTGTGGATTCAATAACTACAAT GTATGTTTTGGGAGCCGACTTAGCTGCATGTTCGCGAGATCTTTATCATCGATATCAAAATTGTAAAGACGCTGATTCTTATTTAGTAGGAGAAATCATTATTGATGTCATATTAGTTACAATTGATAATTCATCTGTATTAGCTATTCTTGCATGTTCTGATCGTGCA ATCCGAGTATTGTCTGGAACAAGAAAACCAACAGTTTTAAGACTTCCAAGTGTTCCAACAGTTCTTGCGTTATGTAG AGAAGGCGAAAGAGAATCACACGATCGAATATTAGTTGGAACACAAGATGGAAAGATAGgacttttgaaaatattaagcGATACAACATGTCGTGTTACATGGCTTATTAATTCATATGGTTCAGAAATTACTTCTTTACATACTTATGAGCTTGATGATAATGTCGATATTTTAGTTGGCAGACAAGATGGtactattgaagtttttaattttccgcATGACGATGAAATAAATCCATCTTTAAGGTATCAATac aTGGCAGGAGAAAGTATTACTTCAATCGAGGGAGGAATCATTGGTACGGTAGGACACACCGAAATTTTAGTAACGACATATTCTGGTCGAATTTTTGGATTAACAACAAGATCACCAGGATCCCTTGCTGCCGATTCTAAAGAAGAGACTATTAATCGTTTAAAATCTGAAATTCAAGAACTCGAAGCTAAGTTGATCGAAGATAAAGAATTGGAAAATTATGCACTCGATAATTTAACTCCGTTAATTTTATCTGTAAATTAtag aatgaTACAGGATCGAGAAACTGCATCGTATTTATTGTCAATAGAGCTTGATACGCCGATTGACAATATTTTAATCCAATCAGATACACCAGTTGAATTGTTAAATGAAAGTAATAACGCTGTTCTTAGTTTCTCTACATGCAATCCTTATGAAGGAAATTTTGCACTTGCTACTTATCGATGTCAAGTTAACACTAGTCAGTTAGAAACTAGAATTAGGTCGATTGAAGGTCAACCTGGAACACTTCAAGTTTATGTCACAACTCag ATCCAACCAAAATgttgtagaaaaattaaaattccaataCATGCATTATCACTACATGCTAGATTGCATGAAGAAGAACAGAGTGGATTCTCAGGCGATCTTTGTAATGAGTTAAggcttgtaggaaattttacagtttctgag atCCAAGCATGGCTTTCATTTGCACTTCCAGATCTTCCAGAGAGACCAGTGTTGCAGGATCATGAAGTAGTACTAAAATATGTATCATCATTAACTGGATCAATTCTAATATGCAAATATAA aaaagGGGTTGCAACTTTTCTGGCTGAAAATATATCAACTATATTAATTCTTCGTGATTTATTGACTAAAGAGGCAAcaaaacgaaaaataaaactcgacgtttttttta ATATTGAAGATGGTACAATAGTAAGAATGTTGGATTTAATCGtaccaaaatttaattcaacttATCAATTGATCGagaaattaaagataattgatgCTCTACAAGAATgggatttaaaaattgatactaGGGAAAATCTGAGTACATATTATCAAGAATTATTGAAAGAAGAAGATAGTATGAGagcaaaattatcaaaaactcCTACAATCTTACAAATTATACAAGCAGTTATTACTGATATATATGTTGATTGGAATCGTGCCAAAGGTTTCCAaag aATAACAAGCAAAGCAGCCAgtgaaaaacttaaaaatgcACTCGAGTCAAGGGATTTACAAATAATACTTCAAatgtttattgaaaaaaataattaa
- the LOC123270970 gene encoding phosphatidylinositol-3-phosphatase SAC1 has protein sequence MTTNTDVYDDLFLYTTNEKFYVEAVTAKVLLIVDRVNQHIFTQVGTANQISQTAIRRKIWGIVGTIKLLSCRYLIVITDAKRIGTIAGQQIFQITATDVIPYSKSDLHLTDKQIENNTTYLEMIKSVLNTPYFYFSYTYDLSHTMQRLHNTTPEFLQMPLHDRADSRFIWNAYLLQDLSSRSEHSKFCLPIIHGFISLNTVVINGIPFNWGIVSRRSVHRAGTRLFSRGIDTNGNVSNYVETEQLIEVNGDRSSFVQTRGSIPLFWQQEPNLKYKPKPQLCSHENHQIAASRHLDAQIFHYGKQILVNLIDHRGAENVLEKEYRAVVSRIGNQNVRYEAFDFHAECRHMRWDRLNILMDRLAHDQEQMGYFLLSRDGSLLSVQDGVFRTNCIDCLDRTNVVQSMLAKRALVDALNKLSILRRIEEHPSFETLFKEVWADNADIISTEYSGTGALKTDFTRTGKRTRMGALRDGINSLTRYYKNNFADGFRQDSLNLFLGRYVIQDGECMQLKCPLDYERNWRYATFPLVLLVASSMLIAHVILPSTYSTEVLLYMLFWGAMVAGTFATIIHHGRQYVDKPKLL, from the exons ATGACTACAAATACAGATGTCTATGacgatttattttt aTATACGACCAACGAAAAGTTTTACGTTGAAGCTGTAACTGCGAAGGTACTACTAATAGTTGATAGAGTAAATCAACATATATTTACTCAAG TTGGTACAGCTAATCAGATTTCACAGACAGCTATTAGACGAAAAATATGGGGTATTGTaggaacaataaaattattatcatgccGATACTTAATAGTTATTACTGATGCCAAAAGAATTGGAACTATAGCAGGTCAACAGATATTTCAGATAACTGCGACGGATGTAATACCATACTCAAAATCAGATTTGCATTTAACCgataaacaaattgaaaaCAATACAACATATTTAGAAATGATTAAATCTGTTCTAAATACTCCATATTTTTACTTTAGTTACACGTATGACCTTAGTCATACGATGCAACGATTACACAATACGACTCCAGAATTTCTCCAG aTGCCACTACATGATCGAGCTGACTCTCGTTTTATATGGAACGCATATCTATTACAAGATTTATCATCCAGATCAGAACATTCAAAGTTTTGTTTACCTATTATACATGGAT TCATTTCTTTAAACACTGTTGTTATCAATGGCATTCCGTTCAATTGGGGAATTGTATCAAGGCGAAGTGTGCATCGTGCTGGGACAAGATTATTTTCTCGTGGAATTGATACTAATGGTAATGTTTCAAATTATGTTGAAACTGAGCAATTAATCGAAGTCAATGGAGATCGTAGTTCTTTCGTTCAAACGAGGGGATCAATACCATTATTTTGGCAGCAAGAGCCAAATCTCAAATATAAACCAAAGCCACAACTATGTTCTCATGAAAATCATCAAATTGCTGCTTCGAGACACTTAGATGcacaaatatttcattatGGCAAACAAATATTAGTCAACCTG attgaTCATCGTGGAGCAGAAAATGTGCTTGAAAAAGAATATCGCGCAGTTGTATCAAGAATTGGTAATCAGAATGTACGTTATGAGGCATTTGATTTTCACGCAGAGTGCAGGCACATGCGCTGGGATCGTTTAAATATCTTGATGGATAGATTAGCTCATGATCAAGAACAAATGGGATATTTTTTGCTGTCCAGAGATGGTTCATTACTTTCTGTACAAGATGGAGTGTTTCGCACAAACTGTATTGACTGTTTAGATCGAACTAATGTTGTCCAAAGTATGTTAGCTAAACGAGCACTTGTAGATGCTTTAAATAAACTTAGCATTCTTAGAAGAATTGAAGAGCATCCGTCTTTTGAAACATTATTCAAAGAG GTTTGGGCTGACAATGCTGATATTATAAGTACCGAGTATTCAGGTACGGGTGCATTAAAAACTGATTTTACTCGTACGGGTAAACGAACTCGAATGGGAGCGTTGAGAGATGGTATAAACAGTTTAACTAGAtactacaaaaataattttgccgATGGCTTTCGTCAG gattcattaaatttatttttgggtCGCTATGTTATACAAGACGGCGAATGTATGCAGCTGAAATGTCCATTAGATTATGAACGAAACTGGCGATATGCAACATTCCCATTAGTACTTTTAGTTGCATCTTCAATGTTAATTGCCCATGTAATACTTCCTTCAACATATTCAACTGAAGTTCTattatatatgttattttgGGGTGCGATGGTTGCTGGTACATTCGCCACTATCATTCATCATGGTCGACAATATGTCGATAAACCGAAATTAttgtag
- the LOC123270977 gene encoding ADP-ribosylation factor-like protein 13B isoform X1: MGNCFRIIINKIRKKRIIKKNIVLLMAGLDDSGKTSVLNFISNDLDDNVMTTMGFRVVALKHKFYSIKVYDVGGAPQIRSIWKKYYGDIHGIIYVVDASNLSRLNENKLVFAELISHEHIAGKPILLLANKQDISSAIDELDLVENLDIEHAANSMRCPTRVETCSCIITQEYYKQNTMGIVNGFKWLLDTISKNYVEFNNRIKASQSIIVPISNHVQKRPSISSITPSHASIRSNPFKPIGELVNSSSEKNLLNKNGRVNSRNGFKAKKFLVKNKTAPTLEDDTNNTVNDIEYFHNEIEDRVAFLPLDPINLKSQNFNKTFIPQMRPFTAPATSQRPDVFVMPNLPGQVFQ, encoded by the exons ATGGGAAAttgttttagaattattattaataaaataagaaaaaagcGTATTATCAAAAA GAATATCGTATTATTGATGGCTGGATTAGATGATTCTGGAAAAACTtcagttcttaattttatatctaaTG ATCTTGATGATAATGTTATGACAACTATGGGATTTAGAGTTGTCGcattaaaacataaattttattccatAAAAGTTTATGATGTTGGAGGCGCACCTCAAATAAGATCAATATGGAAGAAATATTACGGCGAT ATACATGGTATAATATATGTGGTGGATGCTTCTAATCTATCACGTttaaatgaaaacaaattaGTATTTGCCGAATTAATATCACATGAACATATTGCCGGAAAACCAATTTTATT attagctAATAAACAAGATATAAGTAGTGCGATTGATGAATTAGATCTTGTTGAAAATTTGGACATTGAACATGCTGCGAATTCGATGCGATGCCCAACGAGAGTTGAAACTTGTTCATGTATTATTACACAAgaatattataaacaaaatactATGGGGATAGTTAATGGTTTTAA ATGGTTATTAGATACAATATCTAAGAATTACGTGGAATTTAATAATCGAATAAAAGCTTCTCAATCAATTATCGTACCCATAAGTAATCATGTACAAAAGAGACCATCGATATCGTCAATTACTCCGTCACATGCATCAATTCGATCTAATCCTTTTAAACCAATAGGTGAATTAGTCAATTCAAGTTCggagaaaaatttgttaaataaaaatggtc GTGTAAATAGCAGAAATGGATTTaaggcaaaaaaatttctagtgaaaaataaaaccgCCCCTACGCTTGAAGATGATACCAATAACACAGTCAACGATATAGAATATTTTCATAATGAAATTGAAGACAGGGTTGCTTTTTTGCCATTAGATCCAATTAActtaaaatctcaaaatttcaataaaacctTTATACCACAAATGCGACCATTCACAGCTCCTGCTACATCCCAAAGGCCAGATGTATTCGTGATGCCTAATTTACCGGGACAAGTGTttcagtaa